The nucleotide window CCCCGGAAGCATCATGCGGGGTAAACAGGACAACCCGCCGCTTTTCTCTTGGGTGGGAAGCCCGGGGACGCTACAAAGGAGGAGCCGGCGACGCCCTCAGCCCTCGGACCCGGATGGGCCGACAGCGCCGGCCACCTGCAGGACAATTACCCTGGCAGCGGGATGGATGCCGGAGGACGAAGAGGGGGAGGTCCCATGAAGGTCCTGGTGACGGGGGGGCGGGGGTTCATCGGGTCGCACATCATTGATGAGCTCGTGAAGGGCCAGGACGAGGTCTTCTGTCTGACGCGCATCCCCGCCGCCCCTCACCGCTGGGGCGACCGCGTGAAGATGGTGGCGGGCGACGTGACCGACGAGGTCTCCCTGAAGGCGGCCACCCGCGGGATGGACTGCGTCGTCCACTGCGTCCAGTTCCCGAACCATCCCGTGGAGAACCGGCGCAAGGGCCACACCTACATTAATATTGACGGCATGGGGACGGCGCGGCTGGTCTGGACCTGCCTGGACAACGGGGTCAAGCGGTTCGTCTACATGAGCGGGGCGGGGACCTCGCCCGTCAAGACCCAGCCCTGGTTCCAGGCCAAGGCCATGGCGGAAGAGCGGATCCGGCTGAGCGGGTTGCAGTACGTGATCCTCCGTCCCTCCTGGGTGTACG belongs to Candidatus Methylomirabilis sp. and includes:
- a CDS encoding NAD-dependent epimerase/dehydratase family protein; the protein is MKVLVTGGRGFIGSHIIDELVKGQDEVFCLTRIPAAPHRWGDRVKMVAGDVTDEVSLKAATRGMDCVVHCVQFPNHPVENRRKGHTYINIDGMGTARLVWTCLDNGVKRFVYMSGAGTSPVKTQPWFQAKAMAEERIRLSGLQYVILRPSWVYGPEDRSLNKFVTFVRYLPVVPVIGNGKNRVQPVSVFDVAVVAAAAVHKAEATGKVFELGGPEILTLDEIIR